The region ATGGCCGGATATTGCAAGAATATCAATGTTTGGCTTTTGCCGGATAATCGCATAAAAGTTTCCGATGACGGCCGCGGCATTCCGGTGGACATTCATCCGCAGAAAAAAGTTTCGGCGCTCGAAATCGTTTTGACGACTTTGCACGCGGGAGCGAAGTTTGAAAATAAGGCTTATCAGGTATCGGGCGGTTTGCACGGTGTGGGCGTTTCGGTGGTGTGCGCGCTATCGACATGGTCCAAAGCCGAGGTTTGCCGCGATGGCGGGCTTTATGTGCAGGAATATGATCGGGGCAAGCCGCGCGCGGCGGTCAAAAAAGCCGGCAAATGCGAAAGTCACGGAACGACGATCACATTCGACGCGGATCCGCAGATATTCGAGGAAATCAAATACGATCCCAAACGGATTATCACTCATTTGCGCCAGCAGGCCTACTTGACCAAGGGTATCAAGGTCAATGTCATTAATAAATCGTCCGAACCCCAGACTTCGTACTCGTTTTATTTCGAGGGCGGGTTGTATTCGTTCGTGAAATACTTGACGCGCGGAAAAAACGCGATTCAGGACAATGTGTTTTACATTTCAGGCAATAAAAACGATGTGCAGGTTGAAGCGGCGTTTATTTATACCGATGAGTTTGAATGTTACGAACAAAGTTTTGCCAATAATATCGTCACCGCGGAAGGCGGTACGCATTTGACGGGTTTTCGCACCGCGATGACGCGCGTTTTCAACGATTATGTGCGCAAGAACAATATTTTAAAAGCCGCCGATGACAATCTGACCGGCGAGGATTTGCGCGAAGGGCTGACGGTGGTGGTTTCAATCAAGATTCGCGAACCGCAATTTGAAGGCCAGACCAAGGGCAAGCTGGGCAATCCCGAAGCCAAAAGCGCGGTGGAGGGCGTGGTGTCTGAAGCTTTAACCGATTTTCTGGAACGCAATCCCAACGATGCCCGCAGTATTGTTGACAAATGCATATTGTCGCACAAGGCGCGCAAGGCGGCCAAAGCCGCGCGCGAAACCGTATTGCGCAAAGGTATTTTGGACGGTTTGTCTTTGCCGGGTAAATTGGCGGATTGCAGTTCGCGTTCTCCGGAAGATTCCGAAGTGTATATCGTGGAGGGCGAATCGGCCGGCGGTTCGGCCAAGCAGGCGCGCGACCGGCGCTTTCAGGCGATACTGCCTTTGCGCGGCAAGATTTTGAATGTCGAGCGCACGCGGTTGGACAAGATGCTGGAATCAAAGGAAGTCAAGGCATTGATTATCGCGCTGGGCACGGCCGTGGCCGAAGATTTTAACATTGATAAACTGCGTTATCATCATATCGTGATCATGGCTGATGCGGACTCCGACGGCAATCATATCCGGACGCTGCTGTTAACTCTTTTTTACCGTTATTTCCGGCCGATCATCGAAAAAGGTTATGTGTACATCGCCCAGCCGCCGCTTTATAAAATGACGGCCGGCAAAGATATCCGTTACGCGTATACCGAGGACGAGAAAAATGAAATTTTAAAAACCTTTAACAAGCCGGGTTTGAATATTCAGCGGTACAAAGGCTTGGGCGAAATGAATGCCGAAGAGCTTTGGGAAACCACAATGAACCCGCGCAACCGCATCCTGCTCCAAATCAGGATCGAAGACGCTCAGGAAGCCGACAGCGTGTTTGATATGCTGATGGGCGACGAAGTTTTGCCGCGCAAGAAATTCATCCAAACCTGCGCCAAGACTGTGAAGAATCTGGATGTTTGATCAATGAGCCCGGTATTTTAATCGGCGGCGCGAAAACGCCGCCGCGCAATTTGTGGCTGACAGAAAAATTTTTTGGTTCTGGTCTTTATGGGTGATCACGGGGCTGACGGCGGCGTTATTTTTGTACGCGCCGCTTTTTGATTCTTTCTGGGGCTCAATCGCCGGAATTTTTATTTTTGGTTTTTTTCTTTCGGCGCCTTTGGCGCTGGGCTTGGGGAAATTGTCGCGCAATCGTTGGTTGCAAAATTGGCGGAACGCGGGATGGGCGGTTGCCGGGTTTTGCGTTTTCTTTTTCATATTTTACGCGGCGTTTTCAATCCATAAGCACGATAATTTTTTTACCGGGTATGATTTGTCGATTTTCGACCAGGCGGTTTGGCATTTGAGCCGGATGGAAACGCCGGAAAGCAGTATCCGCAATGTCCCCTTGGTTTTTGGCGATCATTTTGATCCGATATTGATTCTGCTGGCGCCGCTTTACGCCCTTTTCCCGGCGCCGCAAACTCTTTTGCTGGCGCAGGCGTTTTTATTGGTTCTGCCCGCCGGGATTATTTGTTTGTGGGCGTATAAATCCGGTTTAAGCCCGTTTTGGGGATTGCTGCTGGCGTTTTTTTACCTGGGGCATCCGGGCATACAGGGAGCGGTAAACTGCGATTTCCACGAAATCGCCTTCGCGCCGCTTTTCCTGACCGCGGCGCTGTATTTTTTGTCGCGCAAGAATTGGCGCGGATATTTTATTTCCATTGTTTTGCTTTTGCTGGTTAAGGAGGAATTCGCGTTATGGGCCGTCGCAATCGGGATTTTTGCCGTTCTGCTCGGCAAACGATTTCGCGTTGGCGGAATCGCGATAATTTTGGGAATTGTTTATTTTGTCGTGTTGATGAAGCTGGCGATGCCGGCATTGAATTATCCCGGCGTCGGTTATGCTTACGGTAATTTATATCCGGGGTTTGAAAACGGATTTTTATCCGGAATTGTCAACTATGCGTCAAATCCCGCCGCGATCGGCGCGATTCTAACCCAATTCCCGGAAAAATGGTGGACGATGGCGTTATATATCGCTCCCTTGCTTCTTCCGCTTGCGTTTTGCGCGGCGGCGGCCGCGCTTTTTCTGCCGGCGGCGGCCACGCGCATATTAAGTTCCTATGCCTATCTTTCTTACGCCGGGCTTTATTATAACGCGGTCTTCGCTCCGCTGGCCGCCGCGGTTTTCATTTATTTTCTGGATTCGCCGAGAAAATCCCGCGCCGGGAGCGCGATTCAAAGTAAATTCGACAAAATCAATTTATCGTTTCCGATTTGGGTTATATCTTTGGCGATGTCGGTGAATTTGTTGTACGGTTACAATTATTCCTATATTCTGGATCCAGTTTATAATTGGAAATCGGTTGATCATCCCGATACCGCTCAAATGGCCGATCTCATTGATCAGATACCCGCGGACGCCTCGGTTTCGGCAAGCTATTTTTTGCTTCCTCATTTGAGCCAGCGCGACAATCTCTATGTTTTGCCGCGGATTGGCGACGCGCGATTCGTGATTTTTGATTATTGCGAATCCATCGCGTGCAACTATTGGCCGGTCAACGCCAAGATTATGCCGCAGATCCGCGATTTTCTGTCCGCCAGTCCGTTGTTTAAAATAAAAAAAGAAACCCGGTTCGGGATTGTTTTTGAAAGAACCGGCGATATTGACGCGGCCGCGAAGAGCGAAATGGCGGCATTCTGCCGGAGAACGCTCGAGCAAGCCGAATTACAGCCGATACACCGCAAGTATCTCTTGGAAAATTGCTTGATGTGATTCGCGCCAACCCTAGCTTTTCTTTGACATTCGCCGGAATGTTTGGTATTATGCGTTAAGAGCCCCGAGGGCTTTTTTAAGAAGGGTAAAAATATTTGTTATGAATATCGTTAACTTTATCGTCAAATTTTTGAAGGAGGTGCGCGTCGAGGTCAAGAAGGTCAATTGGCTTGGCCGCCGGCAGTTGATGAACTATACCTTTTTGGTGATCGGTTTTATACTGGTGACGGCCGCGTTTTTC is a window of Candidatus Nealsonbacteria bacterium DGGOD1a DNA encoding:
- the secE gene encoding preprotein translocase subunit SecE; the protein is MNIVNFIVKFLKEVRVEVKKVNWLGRRQLMNYTFLVIGFILVTAAFFGSLDYGFAFLLQKYVIGQ
- the gyrB gene encoding DNA topoisomerase (ATP-hydrolyzing) subunit B — protein: MAKEEKNKKNESYSAKDISVLEGLEPVRRRPGMYIGSTGLDGLHHLIWEVVDNSLDEAMAGYCKNINVWLLPDNRIKVSDDGRGIPVDIHPQKKVSALEIVLTTLHAGAKFENKAYQVSGGLHGVGVSVVCALSTWSKAEVCRDGGLYVQEYDRGKPRAAVKKAGKCESHGTTITFDADPQIFEEIKYDPKRIITHLRQQAYLTKGIKVNVINKSSEPQTSYSFYFEGGLYSFVKYLTRGKNAIQDNVFYISGNKNDVQVEAAFIYTDEFECYEQSFANNIVTAEGGTHLTGFRTAMTRVFNDYVRKNNILKAADDNLTGEDLREGLTVVVSIKIREPQFEGQTKGKLGNPEAKSAVEGVVSEALTDFLERNPNDARSIVDKCILSHKARKAAKAARETVLRKGILDGLSLPGKLADCSSRSPEDSEVYIVEGESAGGSAKQARDRRFQAILPLRGKILNVERTRLDKMLESKEVKALIIALGTAVAEDFNIDKLRYHHIVIMADADSDGNHIRTLLLTLFYRYFRPIIEKGYVYIAQPPLYKMTAGKDIRYAYTEDEKNEILKTFNKPGLNIQRYKGLGEMNAEELWETTMNPRNRILLQIRIEDAQEADSVFDMLMGDEVLPRKKFIQTCAKTVKNLDV
- a CDS encoding DUF2079 domain-containing protein produces the protein MADRKIFWFWSLWVITGLTAALFLYAPLFDSFWGSIAGIFIFGFFLSAPLALGLGKLSRNRWLQNWRNAGWAVAGFCVFFFIFYAAFSIHKHDNFFTGYDLSIFDQAVWHLSRMETPESSIRNVPLVFGDHFDPILILLAPLYALFPAPQTLLLAQAFLLVLPAGIICLWAYKSGLSPFWGLLLAFFYLGHPGIQGAVNCDFHEIAFAPLFLTAALYFLSRKNWRGYFISIVLLLLVKEEFALWAVAIGIFAVLLGKRFRVGGIAIILGIVYFVVLMKLAMPALNYPGVGYAYGNLYPGFENGFLSGIVNYASNPAAIGAILTQFPEKWWTMALYIAPLLLPLAFCAAAAALFLPAAATRILSSYAYLSYAGLYYNAVFAPLAAAVFIYFLDSPRKSRAGSAIQSKFDKINLSFPIWVISLAMSVNLLYGYNYSYILDPVYNWKSVDHPDTAQMADLIDQIPADASVSASYFLLPHLSQRDNLYVLPRIGDARFVIFDYCESIACNYWPVNAKIMPQIRDFLSASPLFKIKKETRFGIVFERTGDIDAAAKSEMAAFCRRTLEQAELQPIHRKYLLENCLM